One genomic region from Flammeovirga agarivorans encodes:
- a CDS encoding cation:proton antiporter family protein, whose amino-acid sequence MTVHIIIILSAFIAGYIALRLKFPPLVGFLITGFVLHYLGIDDTTQIKSLADLGVTLLLFTIGLKLDIKMLIGKHIWLSSLIHNLASSVYFIAALWSLQWMGLSILQGLSWMQLMLIAFALSFSSTVFAIKTLQEKGVMNAVYGSLAIGVLVMQDIFAVVFMTISSGKMPEVWALLLFALPLLRPLFFKILDSVEHGEMLVLFGVFMALVVGAGLFSLVGLKADLGALIIGVLLSSHKKASELSKALFNIKELLLVFFFLDIGLTASITLNSLLFAIALVILLPIKGWLYFQIFDRFNFRIRTSVFGSLILMNYSEFGLIVGGLAYKMGWLPGELLVSIAIAVSLSFLISSPINNWSNEVYLGLSQFKKEGNRLNSMDKMIDIANAKILVVGMGRIGSGVYDEMQKQFGGLVLGVEVNEHTVEKQLNEGRNVIQGDAVDNDLWERINNLDAIELIFFAMPHHHANELGARQLQKMNYTGKTTAIVEFNDQVQPLKQLGVNAVFNVYREAGKGFAQHAIEEFQPQKLISEKPFKKVSITI is encoded by the coding sequence ATGACTGTACATATTATTATCATTCTTTCAGCCTTTATCGCTGGTTATATTGCATTAAGACTCAAATTTCCACCCTTAGTAGGTTTTCTAATTACTGGTTTTGTATTACACTATCTAGGTATAGATGATACGACACAGATTAAATCATTAGCGGATTTGGGTGTTACTTTATTGCTGTTTACCATTGGACTTAAGCTAGACATCAAAATGCTTATTGGTAAACACATATGGCTGAGTTCATTGATACATAATTTGGCAAGTTCTGTTTATTTTATTGCTGCTCTTTGGAGTTTACAATGGATGGGATTATCGATTCTTCAAGGATTATCATGGATGCAATTAATGCTCATTGCCTTTGCCTTATCTTTTTCAAGTACCGTGTTTGCTATAAAAACATTACAGGAAAAAGGGGTAATGAATGCAGTATATGGTTCATTAGCCATAGGTGTTTTAGTGATGCAAGATATTTTTGCCGTCGTGTTTATGACCATTAGTTCTGGTAAAATGCCTGAGGTTTGGGCGTTGCTACTATTTGCCCTTCCATTATTAAGACCTCTGTTTTTTAAGATTCTGGATAGTGTGGAACATGGAGAGATGTTAGTGCTTTTCGGAGTATTTATGGCTTTGGTAGTGGGTGCTGGATTATTCTCATTAGTTGGATTAAAAGCAGATTTAGGAGCCTTAATTATTGGTGTTTTATTATCAAGTCATAAAAAGGCATCGGAATTATCTAAAGCACTTTTTAATATTAAGGAGTTATTATTAGTTTTCTTCTTTTTAGATATTGGTTTAACGGCATCAATCACACTAAACTCATTATTATTTGCTATTGCTTTGGTGATCTTATTACCAATAAAAGGCTGGTTGTATTTCCAGATATTTGACCGTTTCAATTTTAGAATTAGAACTTCAGTATTCGGTAGCTTGATACTTATGAACTACAGTGAATTTGGTCTAATTGTAGGTGGTTTAGCTTATAAAATGGGATGGTTACCAGGAGAGTTATTGGTGAGTATAGCTATAGCAGTTTCTTTATCTTTCCTTATTTCTTCTCCAATTAATAATTGGAGTAATGAAGTGTATTTAGGTTTAAGTCAGTTTAAGAAAGAAGGCAACCGTTTAAACAGCATGGACAAAATGATCGATATTGCTAATGCTAAAATTTTAGTAGTAGGTATGGGGCGTATTGGTTCGGGTGTTTATGATGAGATGCAAAAGCAATTTGGAGGTTTAGTTTTAGGAGTTGAAGTCAATGAGCATACCGTCGAGAAGCAGCTGAATGAAGGTAGGAATGTGATCCAGGGTGACGCCGTAGATAATGACCTTTGGGAAAGGATTAATAACCTTGATGCTATCGAGCTGATATTTTTTGCTATGCCTCACCATCATGCCAATGAGTTGGGAGCAAGGCAACTTCAAAAAATGAACTACACAGGTAAGACCACAGCAATTGTGGAGTTTAATGATCAGGTTCAGCCATTGAAACAGCTTGGTGTTAATGCAGTATTTAATGTTTACAGGGAAGCAGGAAAAGGTTTTGCTCAGCATGCTATTGAAGAGTTTCAACCTCAGAAATTGATATCAGAGAAACCATTTAAGAAGGTTTCAATTACCATATAA
- a CDS encoding homoserine kinase, with translation MKEVKAFAPATVANVACGFDILGFAVDSPGDEIEMKLVDKPGIVIKDITGDEGRLSRNPRENTATVSVYQFLERIGAEKAGIEVTLHKKMPFGSGLGSSSASTVAGAFAVNALFDNPLTTEELLPFAMEGERVACGAAHADNVAPALYGGFVLVRSYDPLDVVRLNVPEELCCAVVHPHIEVSTKDARNILRGEIPLVDAVRQWGNVGGLIAGLEQENYDLIGRSLQDVIVEPIRSMLIPGFDEVKRAAVYAGSMGTAISGSGPSVFSLCRGIDKAERIAKAKVEAFKSIGIDSDLFVSKVNKVGPKIIY, from the coding sequence ATGAAAGAAGTAAAAGCTTTTGCCCCTGCTACTGTGGCTAACGTAGCTTGTGGCTTCGATATCTTAGGTTTTGCCGTAGATAGCCCAGGTGATGAAATAGAAATGAAACTTGTTGACAAGCCAGGTATTGTCATCAAAGACATCACGGGAGATGAAGGAAGATTATCTCGTAATCCTAGAGAAAATACGGCTACTGTTTCTGTATATCAGTTTTTAGAAAGAATTGGAGCAGAGAAAGCAGGTATTGAAGTAACACTTCATAAAAAAATGCCTTTTGGTAGTGGTTTAGGATCTTCATCGGCGAGTACTGTTGCTGGTGCTTTTGCTGTGAATGCATTATTCGATAATCCATTGACAACGGAAGAACTTTTACCTTTTGCCATGGAAGGTGAGCGAGTAGCTTGTGGAGCAGCACATGCTGATAACGTAGCTCCGGCATTATATGGAGGTTTCGTATTAGTAAGAAGTTATGATCCATTAGATGTAGTTCGTCTGAATGTACCGGAAGAACTATGTTGTGCAGTGGTTCACCCACATATCGAAGTTTCAACAAAAGATGCTCGTAATATTTTAAGAGGAGAGATTCCATTAGTAGATGCCGTACGTCAGTGGGGTAATGTAGGTGGTTTAATTGCTGGTTTAGAGCAAGAGAACTACGACTTAATTGGAAGATCATTACAAGATGTTATTGTAGAGCCTATCCGTTCAATGCTAATCCCAGGTTTTGATGAAGTAAAAAGAGCTGCTGTTTATGCAGGTTCTATGGGTACAGCTATTTCTGGATCTGGTCCATCAGTATTCTCATTATGTAGAGGTATTGATAAAGCAGAACGAATTGCAAAAGCTAAAGTTGAAGCATTCAAATCTATTGGTATTGATAGTGATTTGTTTGTTTCTAAAGTGAATAAAGTAGGACCGAAGATTATTTACTAA
- the thrA gene encoding bifunctional aspartate kinase/homoserine dehydrogenase I has product MKVLKFGGTSVGSAKNIQQVASILSDYQQSGQRVAVVVSAMSGITNKLIEVGNRAASGDETYKSLLKDIESTHLTCIRELIEVRRQSKTIAFVKLLLNDLEDILRGIFLLKELSLRSLDILQSFGERLSSFIIAEYLTQIGVDAEQLDARYVVRTNAVFGGAKVDFVTTNSAITKHFGETDKMQIVTGFIASSESGETTTLGRGGSDYSAAIFGAALNASEIEIWTDVDGVMTTDPRVVPTAFSLQQLSYEEAMEMSHFGAKVIYPPTLQPAIKKNISLRIRNTFNPSFPGTLVTSKSGQEDWPVKGISSIKDISLVTLSGSGLIGVPGVSSRLFGALARGGVSMILITQASSEHTITFAVAPSDAAASKKIIEEEFFNEMASGKVNPVEVENNLSILAIIGENMAHRPGVAAKLFSALGKNGVNIHAIAQGSSELNVSVVIEQKHLYKSLNALHEIFFLSDMAELNVFMLGLGLIGNTLLTQMRDQAEYLLTERNLRLNVVGAANSKKMIFSETGLDISLTKEEILAEGEASNAEQFVEKMIEMNLPNSVFVDCTPGESAVKLYEKILLNSISITTPNKIANSGTLEYYLRCQAAAKRRGVKFLYETNVGAGLPVIGPLQDLRRSGDKIIKIEGILSGTLSYLFNTFAAGMKFSELVKQAKEMGYTEPDPRDDLGGVDVARKILILAREAGYHLEPSDVTVEPILPQACLDAASVDDFFVELEKANSLFEKQRAEAEVEGKALRIVATLDEEGKATVALKAVDSSHPFYGLVGSDNMVVFTSRRYFNEPLVIRGPGAGAEVTAAGVFAEIITIGNFLIN; this is encoded by the coding sequence ATGAAAGTACTCAAGTTTGGAGGAACGTCGGTTGGAAGTGCGAAAAATATCCAACAAGTAGCCAGTATCCTTTCCGATTATCAACAGAGCGGACAAAGGGTTGCCGTAGTCGTATCGGCAATGAGTGGCATCACAAACAAACTCATCGAAGTAGGTAATAGAGCTGCTTCAGGTGACGAAACCTACAAGTCATTATTAAAAGACATTGAGTCTACCCACTTGACCTGCATTCGTGAGTTGATTGAGGTGCGTAGACAGAGCAAGACAATTGCTTTTGTAAAGCTTTTATTAAATGATCTTGAGGACATTTTAAGAGGTATCTTTTTATTAAAAGAATTATCACTTCGTTCTCTTGATATTCTTCAGAGCTTTGGTGAGCGTTTGTCTTCATTTATTATAGCAGAATACTTAACACAAATTGGTGTTGATGCTGAGCAATTAGACGCGCGTTATGTTGTTCGTACTAATGCTGTATTCGGTGGTGCAAAAGTTGATTTTGTAACTACTAATTCTGCAATCACAAAGCATTTTGGAGAAACTGACAAAATGCAAATTGTAACAGGTTTTATTGCTTCGTCTGAAAGTGGTGAGACAACTACGTTAGGTCGTGGTGGTTCTGACTACTCTGCTGCGATTTTTGGTGCTGCATTAAATGCGTCAGAAATTGAGATTTGGACAGATGTTGATGGTGTTATGACTACTGATCCTAGAGTTGTACCAACAGCATTCTCGTTACAGCAACTTTCTTACGAAGAGGCAATGGAGATGTCTCACTTTGGTGCTAAAGTGATTTACCCTCCAACATTACAGCCTGCAATCAAAAAGAATATTTCATTAAGAATTAGAAATACATTCAATCCATCTTTCCCTGGTACACTTGTTACAAGTAAATCAGGACAAGAAGATTGGCCAGTAAAAGGTATATCTTCAATTAAAGATATCTCTTTAGTAACACTTTCAGGAAGTGGTTTAATTGGTGTTCCAGGTGTATCTTCTAGACTTTTTGGTGCTTTAGCAAGAGGTGGGGTATCAATGATCTTGATTACTCAAGCTTCATCAGAACATACAATTACTTTTGCAGTAGCTCCTTCGGATGCTGCAGCAAGTAAGAAAATTATTGAGGAAGAATTCTTCAATGAAATGGCTTCTGGTAAAGTAAATCCTGTTGAAGTAGAAAATAACTTATCAATTTTAGCCATTATTGGTGAAAATATGGCACATCGTCCAGGTGTTGCAGCTAAGTTATTTAGTGCATTGGGTAAAAATGGTGTAAACATCCATGCTATTGCTCAAGGTTCTTCAGAGTTAAACGTTTCTGTTGTTATCGAACAGAAGCATTTATATAAATCACTAAATGCATTACACGAAATCTTCTTCTTGTCTGATATGGCAGAGTTGAACGTGTTTATGTTAGGTCTTGGTTTGATTGGTAATACATTACTTACTCAAATGAGAGATCAAGCAGAATACTTATTAACAGAACGTAACTTACGTTTGAACGTTGTAGGTGCTGCTAACTCGAAGAAAATGATCTTCAGTGAGACAGGTTTAGATATTTCTTTAACAAAAGAAGAAATCTTAGCAGAAGGAGAAGCTTCTAATGCTGAGCAGTTTGTTGAGAAAATGATCGAAATGAACTTGCCTAACTCTGTATTTGTGGACTGTACTCCAGGTGAGAGTGCAGTGAAGCTTTACGAGAAAATCTTATTGAACTCTATCTCGATTACTACACCAAATAAAATTGCCAACTCTGGTACTCTTGAGTATTACTTAAGATGTCAGGCTGCTGCAAAACGTAGAGGTGTGAAATTCTTATATGAAACGAATGTTGGTGCAGGTCTTCCTGTTATCGGACCGCTTCAAGATTTAAGAAGATCGGGTGATAAGATCATTAAAATCGAAGGTATCTTATCAGGTACTCTTTCTTACTTGTTCAACACTTTTGCTGCAGGCATGAAGTTCTCAGAATTAGTGAAACAAGCAAAAGAAATGGGTTATACTGAGCCAGATCCAAGAGATGATTTAGGTGGAGTAGACGTTGCTCGTAAGATTTTGATTCTTGCTCGTGAGGCAGGGTATCACTTAGAGCCTTCTGATGTTACTGTTGAGCCTATCTTACCACAAGCATGTTTAGATGCTGCTTCAGTAGATGATTTCTTTGTTGAATTAGAGAAAGCAAATAGCTTATTCGAGAAACAAAGAGCAGAAGCAGAAGTAGAAGGTAAAGCTCTTCGTATTGTGGCTACATTAGATGAAGAAGGTAAAGCAACTGTAGCTTTAAAAGCTGTAGATAGCTCACATCCTTTCTATGGTCTTGTAGGATCAGACAATATGGTAGTGTTTACTTCTCGTAGATACTTCAATGAGCCGTTAGTAATTAGAGGCCCTGGTGCAGGTGCTGAAGTTACAGCTGCTGGTGTATTTGCTGAGATCATCACAATCGGAAATTTCTTGATTAACTAA
- a CDS encoding alpha/beta hydrolase — translation MKNKLLVLLSCLLITLVCQGQTESILFNKVTTFQLNPHQSDSINFIVVDTKLEEKKPIFLFCQGSLPIPMFMDIPNRDTPFLFGGGISNFDINEVKKKYHLVVINMPHTPLVVDSLHLSPYGNYYIEDPSKPSQISEAFTNADYLDNYVQRGLEVLQFLKRQPWVDASKVVVFGHSQGSKVATKLALKNKDIKHIGLGGANPFGRIDQYVRTAKVDAQHQKISWTEAEERINSYYKYYEDSFQPDSVAKHSYLKGINTFSEPLFDDWLQLGIPIFLTYGTEDHAAALCDLIPLFFIEKGKKNLTIKRWYNCDHNYFPLDENGRPKHKEGHWNDVIKRFLEEIELKENLQ, via the coding sequence ATGAAAAACAAGCTATTAGTACTACTCAGTTGCCTATTGATTACACTGGTATGTCAAGGACAAACTGAAAGCATTTTATTTAATAAGGTGACCACATTTCAATTAAACCCACATCAATCAGATAGCATAAATTTTATTGTTGTTGACACAAAGCTTGAAGAAAAGAAACCGATTTTTCTGTTCTGTCAAGGATCTCTTCCTATACCCATGTTTATGGACATTCCCAATAGAGATACGCCTTTTTTATTTGGAGGAGGAATTTCAAATTTTGATATAAATGAAGTAAAAAAGAAGTATCATCTCGTTGTCATCAATATGCCACATACGCCATTGGTTGTTGATAGCCTTCATCTTAGTCCATACGGTAATTATTACATAGAAGATCCTTCAAAGCCTTCACAGATTTCAGAAGCTTTTACCAATGCCGACTATTTAGATAATTATGTACAACGCGGTTTAGAAGTACTTCAGTTTTTAAAAAGACAACCTTGGGTTGATGCTTCTAAAGTTGTTGTTTTTGGACATTCTCAAGGAAGTAAAGTGGCTACAAAATTAGCTTTGAAAAATAAAGACATTAAACATATTGGCCTTGGTGGAGCTAATCCTTTTGGAAGGATTGATCAATATGTGAGAACAGCAAAAGTTGATGCTCAACATCAAAAAATATCTTGGACAGAAGCTGAAGAAAGAATCAATTCTTATTATAAATATTATGAAGATTCGTTTCAACCCGATTCTGTTGCCAAACATAGTTACTTAAAAGGTATCAATACTTTTTCTGAACCTTTATTTGATGATTGGCTACAGCTGGGTATTCCTATTTTCTTAACCTATGGAACGGAAGATCATGCTGCTGCACTCTGTGATCTTATCCCTTTATTTTTTATTGAAAAAGGTAAAAAGAACCTTACTATTAAAAGATGGTATAACTGCGATCACAACTATTTTCCTTTAGATGAAAATGGAAGACCTAAACATAAAGAAGGCCATTGGAATGATGTTATTAAAAGGTTCTTAGAAGAAATAGAATTAAAGGAAAACCTGCAATAA
- a CDS encoding carbohydrate-binding protein translates to MKKTIFILLTMINCHLSLGNEMNINFKNNNTWKLNNYSCNATPIPSTIQSESYCRMFGISTETTQDNGGGQNVGYIDDNDWMSYNISVPVTGSYKVSYRVASNFGGNEIQIDKDLGSTILGTISVPSTGGWQSWETISHSIQLEAGEYEIGIKANIGGFNINWFAFEQEFPTEEENTDFLHTAGQNIVDGQGQNFVIKAVNLDGWMVQEGYIMEVPFGPQWEIMEGIEDVIGQQNTQEFHDAWLDNMVTESDIQQIKQWGFNSIRVPLHYNLFTLSIQDEPVDFENTVINKGYQLIDQLLVWAEKYELYLILDLHAAPGGQGEDQPISDYNPAYPSLWESGENRSKTVHLWKEIAKRYADKKWIGGYDLINETNWELGDQNQLLADLYESIVYELRQVDNNHIVFIEGNWWANDFRGLTPAFDDNMVYAFHKYWAATDQASLQEFIDLRNSTNTPIWCGETGENSNQWYVENFEILEANNIGYAFWPLKKVNQIQGLLNVDQPEGLQKVLDYWNGEGSKPSVAEAKSALMEWAVNTRLDRCDYNYSVIDATTRMVGTTDTKAYSTVSIPDDNITAAHYDLGKQGHAYFEQGDLGDYGDKAWWNINWTFRNDAVDIYTLGNEYYIGETKDNEWLQYTINATQSTNYEFQVEVAANSSGGKYHIEVDGNDITGSINVSSTNGWEVFSWQDAGQTFLSSGTKVIKFVFEKGGFNLKSLRLVPITTEDEEEVVAEGCSNSENISLDFSYDGIEEKCWVVSEDINYINSWGAEYITINGVDITNVWINSNLPPRQNGKYYISFKGLESWAHIEIMGNSSSQRKIDFTTSSEIQVYPNPLSTSNVTIKHHNRSGELIKVLDIHGNIVYANLIENDQTILSRNLFYRGIYFVLIEGQDQIETIKLIVD, encoded by the coding sequence ATGAAGAAAACAATCTTTATACTACTTACGATGATTAACTGTCATCTGAGTTTAGGAAATGAAATGAATATTAACTTTAAAAACAACAACACATGGAAACTGAATAACTACTCTTGTAATGCTACACCAATCCCTTCTACTATACAAAGTGAGTCTTATTGTAGAATGTTTGGTATATCAACAGAAACTACTCAAGATAATGGTGGAGGTCAGAATGTTGGCTATATAGACGACAATGATTGGATGAGTTATAATATCTCTGTCCCGGTGACAGGTTCTTATAAAGTATCGTATAGAGTAGCGTCCAATTTTGGAGGTAATGAAATACAGATCGATAAAGACCTTGGTAGTACAATTTTAGGTACAATATCAGTTCCTTCTACAGGAGGTTGGCAAAGTTGGGAAACTATATCACATTCGATACAATTAGAAGCAGGCGAATATGAAATAGGTATTAAGGCGAATATCGGTGGGTTTAATATCAATTGGTTTGCCTTTGAACAGGAATTTCCAACTGAGGAAGAAAATACTGATTTTTTACATACAGCAGGACAAAACATAGTTGATGGACAAGGTCAGAACTTTGTGATTAAAGCTGTTAACCTTGACGGTTGGATGGTTCAAGAAGGCTATATTATGGAAGTTCCTTTCGGGCCTCAATGGGAAATTATGGAAGGAATTGAAGATGTTATCGGTCAACAAAATACGCAAGAATTTCATGATGCTTGGTTAGATAATATGGTGACCGAAAGTGATATCCAACAGATTAAACAATGGGGCTTTAATAGTATCCGTGTTCCTCTTCACTATAATTTATTTACACTGTCTATTCAGGATGAACCCGTCGATTTCGAAAATACAGTAATAAATAAAGGTTATCAACTTATTGATCAGTTGTTAGTTTGGGCTGAGAAATATGAATTATACTTGATTTTAGATTTACATGCAGCTCCTGGTGGGCAGGGTGAGGATCAACCTATTTCAGATTATAATCCTGCATACCCGTCATTATGGGAGAGTGGAGAAAATAGGTCAAAAACGGTTCATCTATGGAAAGAAATAGCGAAGCGTTATGCAGATAAAAAATGGATCGGAGGTTATGATCTAATTAATGAAACAAATTGGGAGTTAGGCGATCAAAATCAATTGTTAGCAGATTTATACGAATCGATCGTGTATGAATTACGTCAAGTAGATAATAATCATATTGTCTTTATTGAAGGAAATTGGTGGGCAAATGATTTTAGAGGATTAACACCCGCTTTTGATGATAATATGGTTTATGCTTTCCATAAGTATTGGGCAGCTACTGATCAGGCTTCATTACAGGAATTTATTGACCTTAGAAACTCTACGAATACACCAATATGGTGTGGAGAAACGGGGGAAAACTCTAATCAGTGGTATGTTGAGAACTTTGAAATACTTGAAGCTAATAATATAGGGTATGCATTTTGGCCATTAAAAAAGGTCAACCAGATACAAGGTTTGCTAAATGTGGATCAGCCAGAAGGCTTACAAAAAGTACTAGATTATTGGAATGGTGAAGGTTCAAAACCAAGTGTAGCTGAAGCAAAATCAGCTTTAATGGAATGGGCAGTGAATACTAGATTAGACCGTTGTGATTATAATTATTCTGTTATTGATGCAACTACTCGAATGGTCGGAACGACGGATACAAAAGCTTATTCTACTGTAAGTATTCCTGATGATAATATTACTGCGGCACATTATGATTTAGGAAAGCAAGGACACGCCTACTTTGAACAAGGTGATCTTGGTGATTATGGGGACAAAGCTTGGTGGAATATCAATTGGACCTTTAGAAATGATGCGGTGGATATATATACTTTAGGTAATGAGTATTACATAGGAGAGACGAAAGACAATGAATGGTTACAATACACTATTAATGCAACGCAAAGTACAAATTATGAATTTCAAGTAGAGGTTGCAGCCAACAGTTCAGGAGGGAAATATCATATTGAGGTAGATGGAAATGATATTACAGGGTCGATAAATGTCAGTTCCACTAATGGATGGGAAGTTTTTTCTTGGCAAGATGCGGGTCAGACTTTTCTAAGTTCGGGAACAAAAGTGATTAAGTTTGTTTTTGAAAAAGGTGGCTTTAATCTTAAATCATTACGACTAGTTCCCATAACTACTGAAGATGAAGAAGAAGTGGTTGCAGAAGGCTGTTCTAACTCTGAAAATATAAGTTTAGACTTTAGTTATGATGGTATAGAAGAAAAGTGCTGGGTTGTTTCTGAAGATATCAATTATATAAACTCTTGGGGAGCAGAATACATTACGATTAATGGTGTTGATATTACTAATGTTTGGATAAATAGTAACCTTCCTCCGAGACAGAATGGTAAATACTATATTTCATTCAAAGGGTTAGAATCTTGGGCACATATTGAGATTATGGGAAATAGCTCTTCTCAAAGAAAAATAGATTTTACTACAAGTTCAGAGATACAAGTTTATCCTAATCCTTTATCAACATCAAATGTGACAATAAAGCATCACAATCGAAGTGGTGAGCTGATAAAAGTGTTAGACATTCATGGGAATATAGTATATGCTAATCTTATCGAAAATGATCAGACAATTTTATCAAGAAATTTATTTTACAGAGGTATCTATTTTGTTCTCATTGAAGGGCAAGATCAAATAGAAACAATCAAACTTATAGTAGATTAA
- a CDS encoding saccharopine dehydrogenase family protein, giving the protein MKTIIILGAGRSASSLIHYLCEHSKDHQWKIMVGDYQQTLAAEKIKGFEEVASAFEFDINNDEHKEKYIAMGDIVVSMLPARFHIEVAKVAIKHAVPMTTASYITPEMQALNEEAQEKGIILLNEIGLDPGIDHMSAMKMIEEVKEKGHSIEGFESFTGGLIAPESDNNPWNYKFTWNPRNVVIAGQGGAVRFLHNGKYKYIPYNKLFRRTERIEIDEYGKFEGYANRDSLKYVEKYGLEGVPTVYRGTLRRPGFCRAWNCFVTLGATDDSYVMENTENMTYREFINSFLRYNPNDSVELKLMQYLKLSQDDIEMEKLEWLDIFSDKKVGLPSATPAQILQKILEEKWALDKNDKDMIVMYHKLFYKKGAENILRTSHMVVKGKDQTYTAMSDTVGIPLAIATKLILQGKITKTGTCIPVHKNIYEPVLEELETLGITFKEQEVVMSPQEMSSL; this is encoded by the coding sequence ATGAAGACGATAATCATTTTAGGTGCTGGTCGTTCAGCTTCGTCATTAATTCATTATCTCTGTGAACACTCCAAAGACCATCAATGGAAAATAATGGTCGGCGACTATCAACAAACTCTTGCTGCAGAAAAAATCAAAGGTTTTGAAGAAGTAGCGTCTGCTTTCGAGTTCGACATCAATAATGACGAACACAAGGAAAAGTATATTGCTATGGGAGATATTGTTGTCTCTATGCTTCCTGCAAGGTTCCATATTGAGGTGGCAAAAGTGGCCATAAAACATGCTGTACCTATGACGACAGCATCATACATTACACCAGAAATGCAGGCCTTAAATGAAGAAGCCCAAGAAAAAGGTATCATTTTATTAAATGAAATTGGGCTAGACCCAGGCATTGATCATATGTCTGCTATGAAAATGATAGAAGAGGTCAAAGAAAAAGGGCATAGCATCGAAGGATTTGAATCATTTACAGGTGGATTAATTGCTCCCGAATCAGATAATAACCCTTGGAATTATAAGTTTACTTGGAACCCAAGAAATGTAGTTATTGCTGGACAAGGTGGAGCGGTCCGTTTCTTACACAATGGAAAATACAAATACATTCCATATAATAAATTATTCCGAAGAACAGAGCGTATTGAAATTGATGAATACGGAAAGTTTGAAGGATATGCCAATAGAGACTCTCTAAAATATGTCGAAAAATACGGTTTAGAAGGAGTACCTACTGTATATAGAGGCACACTTCGCCGACCTGGTTTCTGCAGAGCATGGAATTGCTTTGTCACCCTAGGAGCAACAGATGATAGTTATGTTATGGAAAATACAGAAAACATGACTTATAGAGAGTTCATCAACTCCTTCCTACGTTACAATCCAAACGATTCTGTAGAGTTGAAATTGATGCAATACCTTAAGTTATCTCAAGACGATATCGAAATGGAAAAACTAGAGTGGTTGGATATCTTTAGTGATAAGAAAGTAGGCTTACCAAGTGCCACTCCTGCTCAGATCCTTCAAAAGATTCTTGAGGAAAAATGGGCATTAGATAAGAATGACAAAGATATGATTGTGATGTACCATAAGCTTTTCTATAAGAAAGGAGCTGAAAATATTTTACGTACATCACACATGGTCGTCAAAGGAAAAGACCAAACGTACACTGCAATGTCAGATACAGTAGGTATTCCATTGGCTATTGCTACGAAATTAATCCTTCAAGGTAAGATTACTAAAACGGGTACGTGTATTCCAGTTCATAAAAACATATATGAACCTGTTTTAGAAGAACTCGAAACGCTAGGGATTACTTTTAAAGAGCAAGAAGTAGTGATGAGTCCACAAGAAATGTCAAGTTTATAA
- a CDS encoding MarC family protein: MNEAITYGLLAFTSFFTLINPVGIMPVFMTITNQLEAKERKRTALRATFIAYCFLLFFAISGQSLFKFFGISIDSLRVVGGMIFFLVGFDMLQARLGSVKVTKDEIHEYANDVAITPLAIPIICGPGSIANAIILMDSASDDPFKVGALFIAITAVLLTTCLSLLSAGPIMKVLGDTGNKLMLRLMGLIVMVMAVEFFFAGLGPLVKRFIIVE; encoded by the coding sequence ATGAACGAAGCAATTACATACGGTCTATTGGCGTTTACTTCATTTTTTACTCTAATTAACCCGGTAGGTATTATGCCGGTGTTTATGACTATCACAAATCAGTTAGAGGCCAAGGAGAGAAAACGCACAGCATTAAGAGCTACATTCATCGCTTATTGTTTTTTATTGTTCTTTGCTATCTCAGGACAATCACTATTTAAGTTCTTTGGTATTTCTATCGACAGCCTTAGAGTTGTAGGTGGTATGATCTTCTTTTTAGTTGGATTTGATATGCTACAAGCTCGCTTGGGAAGCGTTAAAGTCACAAAAGATGAAATTCATGAATATGCCAATGATGTTGCTATAACTCCTCTAGCTATTCCTATTATTTGTGGTCCTGGATCTATTGCCAATGCAATTATCTTAATGGATTCAGCCAGCGATGATCCTTTTAAAGTAGGAGCACTATTTATTGCAATTACAGCTGTATTACTCACTACATGCTTGAGCTTATTAAGCGCAGGACCAATCATGAAAGTGTTAGGAGATACAGGAAATAAATTGATGTTACGTTTGATGGGTCTTATCGTTATGGTAATGGCAGTAGAATTCTTCTTTGCTGGTTTAGGGCCATTAGTGAAAAGATTTATTATCGTTGAGTAA